One Blastocatellia bacterium DNA window includes the following coding sequences:
- the accC gene encoding acetyl-CoA carboxylase biotin carboxylase subunit → MFKKILIANRGEIACRIIWACRELGIETVAVYSEADSDSLHVRFADDAVCIGPPSSGQSYLNIPAVISAAEIKNVDAIHPGYGFLAENAHFAEVCEACNIKFIGPSPEAIRTMGDKARAKKAMKAAGLPLLPGSDGIVESVEEAIKIAEIIGYPVIIKASAGGGGRGMRIVRDTTELVSAYQTARHEAGSAFCDPSVYIEKYLENPRHIEFQILADGHGNVIHLGERECSIQRRHQKLIEESPSVLLSPEIRKKVGTLVAKACQDLGYVSAGTVEMLFDNDCNFYFMEMNTRIQVEHPVTEMVTGVDLVQAQIHIAAGEPLSIKQKDVKFNGHSIECRINAEHPEKFTPSPGLITTLNLPGGPGVRIDTAAYLGYTVPPYYDSMVAKLIVHASTRPLAIARMKRALDVMIVEGIKTTIPLHYRIMDDPDFIAGNLSTRFMENFFARNK, encoded by the coding sequence ATGTTTAAGAAAATACTTATTGCTAATCGTGGCGAAATAGCTTGCCGTATCATTTGGGCTTGTAGGGAATTAGGTATTGAAACAGTTGCTGTTTATTCAGAAGCTGACAGTGATTCATTGCATGTTAGATTTGCTGATGATGCTGTTTGTATAGGGCCGCCTTCTAGCGGGCAAAGTTATCTTAATATTCCTGCTGTAATTAGTGCTGCTGAGATTAAAAATGTTGATGCTATACATCCTGGATATGGATTTTTAGCAGAAAATGCCCATTTTGCTGAAGTATGTGAGGCTTGTAATATTAAGTTTATAGGCCCATCGCCTGAAGCTATTCGTACAATGGGTGACAAAGCACGTGCTAAAAAGGCTATGAAAGCAGCCGGACTACCTTTATTACCTGGAAGCGATGGAATTGTTGAAAGTGTAGAGGAAGCTATCAAAATAGCCGAAATAATTGGCTATCCTGTAATAATTAAAGCTAGTGCTGGTGGTGGTGGTCGTGGAATGCGTATTGTGCGAGATACCACAGAGTTAGTTTCTGCTTATCAAACTGCTAGACATGAAGCAGGATCAGCTTTTTGTGATCCTAGCGTTTATATAGAAAAATATTTAGAAAACCCTCGTCACATTGAGTTTCAGATTCTAGCTGATGGTCATGGAAATGTTATACATCTTGGTGAGCGGGAATGCTCAATTCAAAGACGACATCAAAAATTAATTGAAGAGTCTCCATCTGTATTATTAAGTCCTGAAATTCGCAAAAAAGTAGGAACCCTAGTTGCAAAGGCTTGTCAAGATCTTGGATATGTTAGTGCTGGTACAGTAGAAATGCTTTTTGATAATGATTGTAATTTCTACTTTATGGAGATGAATACTAGAATCCAAGTTGAGCATCCTGTAACTGAAATGGTGACAGGTGTAGATCTAGTTCAAGCTCAAATTCATATAGCTGCTGGTGAGCCTTTATCCATAAAACAAAAAGATGTTAAGTTTAATGGGCATTCGATAGAATGTCGTATTAATGCTGAACATCCAGAAAAGTTTACTCCTAGCCCTGGCCTAATTACCACCTTAAATTTACCTGGTGGCCCTGGAGTTAGAATAGATACGGCTGCTTATTTGGGCTACACTGTCCCACCTTATTATGATTCAATGGTAGCAAAACTGATAGTTCATGCTAGTACACGTCCACTTGCAATAGCTCGAATGAAGCGGGCTTTAGATGTGATGATTGTTGAAGGAATAAAAACCACAATACCTTTACATTATCGCATTATGGATGATCCAGATTTTATTGCTGGTAATCTTTCTACTCGGTTTATGGAAAACTTCTTTGCCCGCAATAAATAA
- a CDS encoding thermonuclease family protein yields MRNLLIILNLLILVNSFVIEAKAQKAKAKEPVKNVTTSSNTTTSLVVEQVINGDLVKLTNGELVRLIGADAPVTSVGNQPGQEPWASEARTFTERLAIGKEITINNLGLSADEYGRRIGLIYIYDLWLDYELVKEGLAVVQSNRYLDNKSKQQLLDAQSEAIKAGKGIWNAENRMPLPPKEFRAANGIEEGNKNESWKNIASKSPQSKSVNTSNSSSKTTDPSSSDTTSVSSVVSKEALDSLKQIQEKLEGGLRSNEIAKLVAIADGKVQAASSVSKVDRILVRNLKDALDAYKLVLDAFKRRETATDAERPRYDKFIDGALEIADKSIIEAETKCCK; encoded by the coding sequence ATGCGTAACTTATTGATCATACTAAATTTACTGATATTAGTTAATAGTTTTGTTATTGAAGCTAAAGCACAAAAGGCTAAAGCTAAAGAACCTGTTAAAAACGTAACAACTAGCTCTAATACCACAACTTCATTAGTAGTTGAGCAAGTAATTAATGGTGATCTAGTAAAATTAACTAATGGTGAGTTAGTAAGATTAATTGGGGCTGATGCTCCTGTAACATCTGTAGGTAATCAGCCAGGGCAAGAACCTTGGGCTAGTGAGGCGCGAACTTTTACAGAACGTCTAGCTATAGGTAAAGAAATTACAATCAATAATTTAGGCTTGTCAGCAGATGAATATGGTAGGCGTATAGGTTTAATTTATATCTATGATTTATGGTTGGACTATGAATTAGTTAAAGAGGGTTTAGCAGTAGTTCAAAGTAACAGGTATTTAGATAATAAAAGTAAACAGCAACTCTTGGATGCTCAAAGCGAAGCTATAAAGGCAGGAAAAGGTATTTGGAATGCTGAAAATCGGATGCCGTTACCACCAAAAGAATTTCGTGCAGCTAATGGTATAGAAGAAGGAAATAAAAATGAATCTTGGAAAAATATTGCTTCTAAATCTCCTCAATCAAAAAGTGTTAATACGTCCAATAGCTCTAGCAAAACTACTGATCCAAGCTCAAGTGATACCACAAGTGTTAGTTCTGTTGTTAGTAAGGAAGCTTTAGACTCCTTAAAGCAAATTCAAGAAAAATTGGAGGGTGGTTTAAGAAGCAATGAAATAGCAAAATTAGTTGCTATTGCAGATGGAAAAGTTCAGGCGGCTAGCTCTGTCTCAAAAGTTGATCGAATACTAGTTAGAAACTTAAAAGATGCGTTGGATGCTTATAAATTAGTGCTAGACGCTTTTAAGAGAAGAGAGACTGCAACGGACGCAGAGCGACCAAGATATGATAAATTTATTGATGGGGCTTTAGAAATTGCAGATAAATCAATTATAGAAGCAGAAACAAAATGTTGTAAATAA
- a CDS encoding transposase, translating to MTPKTLKEVLNEVEDFRQAKGKRHKLEAILLMTIAAIMSGYKSYSAIAEWGRNYGKEIALALRFKEGKTPCVGTLNWVFRNINIESLERVLGEYFYSYVEEVRTWQTRPLDAVYPIVYLDAIQGKVHTKGKVNNKAIYLAIGVNLRGYKEVLGMWASENQGARFWLSIVTELKNRKEDGLRNC from the coding sequence ATGACTCCTAAAACTTTAAAAGAAGTATTAAACGAAGTAGAGGACTTTCGTCAAGCCAAAGGAAAGAGACATAAGTTAGAAGCAATATTGTTAATGACAATAGCAGCAATAATGAGTGGGTATAAAAGCTATAGTGCAATAGCAGAATGGGGGCGTAATTATGGAAAAGAAATAGCTCTAGCTTTGCGATTTAAGGAAGGAAAAACGCCATGTGTAGGAACGTTGAACTGGGTATTCAGAAATATAAATATAGAATCGCTAGAAAGAGTGCTAGGAGAATATTTCTATAGTTATGTAGAGGAAGTAAGAACTTGGCAAACTAGACCCTTAGATGCAGTTTATCCAATAGTTTACCTAGATGCTATACAAGGAAAAGTACATACAAAAGGAAAAGTCAATAATAAAGCAATATATTTAGCAATAGGAGTAAATTTGAGAGGATACAAAGAAGTATTAGGAATGTGGGCTAGTGAAAACCAAGGAGCTAGATTTTGGTTGAGCATAGTAACAGAGTTAAAGAACCGTAAAGAAGATGGCTTACGCAATTGTTAA
- a CDS encoding Hsp70 family protein, translated as MQTAEKKPKSQFIIGIDLGTTNSAVAFVRRQSSAEIEFPIIELYEIPQLVAPGEGAPIRTLPSFLYIAGEYDIAAESLWLPWDETAKTAVGTFAREQGALVPARLVSSAKSWLCYPEVDRRAKILPWGSDLGEDACSPVEASASYLKHIRDTWNHEFGENAETRFENQEIVLTVPASFDEEARELTVEAAHKAGFTNLTLLEEPLAAFYSWIVTNHENFEKYVADKETILVCDVGGGTSDFSLIRVSRENDEVKFDRTAVGEHLLLGGDNVDHALTYQVQSQISNKLTLQQRAALLRQCCSAKEKLLGDDSEQSATIRIAGSGSSLVGGLIQTELTRPQVLDLILEGFLPVTELAEKPHNEKRTGLREIGLPYEQDPAITRHLAEFLHRAGGDSGPVRPDAILFNGGFFKPPILRVRLAEALMNWFDDGQQDWLPKMLSNDALDTAVAIGAAYYGFIRRQGGIRVGSGSAKAYYIAINREDSEEKESKVDVVCVLPRGTEEGTKLTWEMAAGNLVLQANRPVSFNLWSSTTRQGDKLGDIITVDPDDLHPHSPLVTVIRFGKRSTNVDIPVKIATEFTEVGTLEIWCESQITEHRWRLQFQLRKDTPQIKAFRKETGILPQSQQVIPEETIEKAKEAIKEVFGSSEDPGKVCQLTASPVELLGRLEEIIGIGRDSWPLELIRKLSDQLMELVEGRKLGGKFEARWLNLYGFCLRPGFGDPVDDWRLQQARKLYHRGLYFLDDEQCQAEWHVLWRRVCAGFTKGQQLDFYERYVPQLLGSKTKKRVRLNPQVERETWRVLASMELLTQHHKTELGNALVSRIQNGQAGENEFWALGRIGARIPFYATIDTVVSPKIVTNWLEAILNIETIALDSFVLALAQMGARTNDTARDINNSLRNRIIAKIKEINKQAYLIESLENYVPAEQRDAARIFGESLPLGLKLIQ; from the coding sequence ATGCAAACAGCAGAAAAAAAACCAAAATCTCAATTTATTATTGGTATTGATCTAGGTACTACCAATTCGGCTGTCGCCTTTGTTCGTCGCCAAAGTAGCGCAGAAATAGAATTTCCTATAATTGAACTCTATGAAATCCCTCAATTAGTAGCACCTGGCGAAGGTGCGCCTATTCGCACACTTCCATCTTTTCTTTATATTGCTGGAGAATATGATATTGCGGCTGAAAGCCTTTGGCTACCTTGGGATGAAACTGCAAAAACTGCTGTAGGAACTTTTGCACGTGAACAGGGTGCTTTAGTCCCTGCTAGGCTAGTTAGTTCTGCTAAATCCTGGCTTTGTTATCCTGAAGTAGACCGACGAGCTAAAATTTTACCTTGGGGATCAGATCTTGGAGAAGATGCTTGCTCGCCAGTTGAAGCTTCAGCTAGCTATCTTAAACATATTCGAGATACCTGGAATCATGAATTTGGTGAGAATGCAGAAACTCGCTTTGAAAATCAAGAAATTGTTCTTACTGTTCCTGCTTCATTTGATGAAGAAGCCAGGGAATTAACAGTTGAAGCAGCACACAAAGCAGGTTTTACAAATTTAACTTTGCTTGAAGAGCCGTTAGCAGCTTTTTATTCCTGGATTGTCACTAATCATGAAAATTTTGAAAAATATGTAGCCGACAAAGAGACTATTTTAGTCTGTGACGTTGGCGGTGGAACATCTGACTTTAGTTTAATTCGTGTTAGCCGTGAAAATGATGAAGTAAAGTTTGATCGTACTGCTGTAGGTGAGCATCTTTTATTAGGTGGTGATAACGTAGACCACGCCCTAACCTATCAAGTGCAATCACAAATTAGCAATAAACTAACCTTACAACAACGAGCCGCCTTGCTTCGCCAATGTTGTAGCGCGAAAGAAAAGCTACTTGGAGATGATAGCGAGCAAAGCGCGACAATTAGAATTGCTGGTAGCGGAAGTAGTCTTGTTGGAGGCTTAATTCAAACAGAATTAACTCGTCCCCAAGTTTTAGATTTAATTTTAGAAGGTTTTCTGCCTGTTACAGAACTTGCAGAAAAGCCGCACAATGAAAAACGTACTGGACTACGTGAAATAGGCCTGCCTTACGAGCAAGATCCAGCAATTACACGTCATTTAGCTGAATTTTTACATCGTGCTGGTGGTGATTCTGGCCCCGTTCGACCGGATGCAATACTTTTTAATGGAGGATTTTTCAAACCACCCATTCTAAGAGTAAGATTAGCTGAAGCTTTGATGAATTGGTTTGATGATGGACAACAAGATTGGCTTCCTAAAATGCTTTCTAATGACGCGCTAGACACTGCTGTTGCTATTGGTGCTGCTTATTATGGTTTTATCCGTCGTCAAGGTGGTATTCGTGTTGGTTCAGGCAGTGCAAAAGCTTATTACATTGCAATTAATCGTGAAGATTCGGAAGAAAAAGAGTCTAAAGTAGATGTTGTTTGTGTTTTACCACGAGGAACCGAGGAAGGAACTAAACTAACTTGGGAAATGGCTGCTGGAAATCTGGTTTTACAAGCAAATCGTCCGGTTAGCTTTAATCTTTGGAGTTCTACAACTCGTCAAGGTGATAAATTAGGCGATATTATTACTGTAGATCCTGATGATCTGCATCCTCATTCACCATTAGTTACAGTTATTCGCTTTGGCAAACGCTCAACTAACGTTGATATTCCAGTAAAAATTGCTACGGAATTTACCGAGGTTGGGACATTAGAAATTTGGTGCGAGTCACAAATTACGGAACATCGCTGGCGGCTTCAATTCCAACTACGTAAAGATACTCCTCAAATCAAAGCTTTTCGTAAAGAAACCGGAATACTTCCACAAAGTCAGCAGGTAATTCCAGAAGAAACTATAGAGAAAGCTAAAGAAGCTATTAAAGAAGTCTTTGGATCAAGTGAAGATCCAGGAAAAGTTTGTCAATTAACAGCAAGTCCTGTTGAATTATTGGGCAGATTAGAAGAAATAATTGGTATTGGCCGGGATAGTTGGCCGCTAGAGTTAATCCGTAAACTATCAGATCAGTTAATGGAACTTGTTGAAGGCCGCAAATTAGGAGGAAAATTTGAAGCCCGTTGGCTAAATCTCTATGGTTTTTGCTTGCGTCCCGGTTTTGGCGACCCAGTTGATGATTGGCGACTTCAACAAGCCCGCAAACTTTACCATCGAGGGCTATATTTCCTAGATGATGAGCAATGCCAGGCTGAATGGCATGTTCTATGGCGTAGGGTTTGTGCTGGTTTTACTAAAGGTCAACAGCTTGATTTCTATGAACGCTATGTTCCTCAACTACTTGGAAGTAAAACTAAAAAACGTGTCCGACTTAATCCACAAGTGGAAAGAGAAACTTGGCGAGTTCTAGCAAGCATGGAACTATTAACCCAACATCATAAAACTGAATTAGGAAATGCTTTGGTTTCTCGTATCCAAAATGGTCAAGCTGGAGAAAATGAATTTTGGGCTTTAGGTCGTATCGGCGCACGGATTCCTTTTTATGCTACGATTGATACAGTAGTATCCCCTAAAATTGTCACCAACTGGTTAGAAGCAATCTTAAATATTGAAACAATTGCTTTAGATAGTTTTGTTTTAGCACTTGCTCAGATGGGAGCGCGTACCAATGACACAGCACGAGACATTAACAACAGTTTGCGAAACCGTATAATTGCTAAAATAAAAGAAATTAACAAGCAAGCTTACTTAATCGAGAGCCTAGAAAATTATGTTCCAGCCGAACAACGCGACGCAGCAAGAATTTTTGGCGAATCTTTACCGCTAGGACTAAAGCTTATTCAATAA
- a CDS encoding Hsp70 family protein — protein sequence MSKNNSEYIVGIDLGTTNCALASSRRINPAEDEKADISLFSVSQLINPSEVASQKLLPSFLYIPGEYDFPKGSTSLPWTSEHSFVVGELARKRGAENPTRFVASAKSWLCHPGVNRTQPILPWQSAADISKVSPLTVSQLYLEYLRQAWDYEQQQLGSNLSLTDQEILLTVPASFDMAARDLTMKAAELAGLHNVTLLEEPQAAFYSWIESQGETWRKQVTVGDLILVCDVGGGTTDFSLIAVSEEKGELVLNRVAVGEHILLGGDNMDLALARLLQLRLQERGTKIDNWQLQSLWYRCRIAKERLLSNTNLDKEPVTILGKGTGLVGGTITTELNRVDIEQILLQGFFPNCQNTDMPAKQRRVGLQEIGLPYAADPAVTKHLAKFLSQQAREDTENYQIRRSTDGFACPTAILFNGGVMKADILRQKVVATLNNWLAQAGFEPVKELYSADLDTAVARGATYYGQARQGRGVRIRGGANRTYYIGIESAMPAIPGFPAPLKALCVVPFGMEEGTSAQIPNQEFGLVVGEPAEFRFLSSNTRKKDSIGTLIEDWGDEIQELSPLEITLEIPGQEDNVLPVELESRMTEIGTLEVWCVSRDDQHKWKLEFNVREREEE from the coding sequence ATGTCTAAAAATAATTCTGAATATATTGTTGGTATTGACCTTGGAACTACCAATTGCGCACTTGCTAGCAGTCGCCGAATTAATCCAGCCGAAGACGAAAAGGCAGATATTTCCCTTTTTTCTGTTTCACAATTAATTAATCCTAGTGAAGTTGCCAGCCAAAAATTGCTTCCATCATTTCTTTATATACCTGGAGAGTATGATTTTCCTAAAGGTAGCACCTCGCTTCCCTGGACAAGTGAACATTCTTTTGTAGTAGGTGAACTAGCTCGCAAACGAGGTGCAGAAAATCCCACTCGTTTTGTTGCTTCGGCTAAATCCTGGCTTTGTCATCCAGGCGTTAACCGAACTCAGCCAATTTTACCTTGGCAATCAGCAGCAGATATTTCCAAAGTTTCACCCTTAACCGTTTCTCAGCTTTATTTAGAGTATTTGCGCCAAGCCTGGGACTATGAGCAACAACAATTAGGCTCAAATCTTAGCTTAACAGACCAAGAAATCTTGCTTACCGTGCCTGCATCTTTTGATATGGCTGCTCGTGATCTAACAATGAAAGCAGCAGAACTAGCAGGACTACATAATGTTACATTGCTAGAAGAACCTCAAGCAGCATTTTATTCTTGGATTGAAAGCCAAGGCGAGACTTGGCGTAAGCAAGTCACGGTTGGCGACCTAATTTTAGTCTGTGACGTTGGCGGTGGAACAACAGATTTTAGTTTAATTGCTGTTTCAGAAGAAAAAGGTGAGCTAGTTTTAAACCGTGTTGCCGTCGGCGAACATATTTTGCTAGGTGGTGACAACATGGATCTAGCCTTAGCAAGACTTTTACAGCTTAGACTTCAAGAACGAGGAACAAAAATTGACAATTGGCAACTACAAAGCCTTTGGTATCGCTGCCGAATTGCTAAAGAAAGGCTTCTAAGCAACACAAATTTAGATAAAGAACCTGTAACTATCCTAGGCAAAGGTACTGGTTTAGTTGGTGGAACCATCACAACCGAGCTAAATCGAGTAGATATTGAGCAAATTCTGCTACAAGGCTTCTTCCCAAACTGTCAAAATACGGACATGCCCGCTAAACAACGCCGTGTGGGACTACAAGAAATCGGCCTTCCTTATGCTGCAGATCCAGCAGTCACCAAGCATTTAGCTAAATTCCTATCACAACAAGCCCGAGAAGACACAGAAAATTATCAAATCCGCCGTTCTACTGATGGATTTGCTTGTCCAACAGCAATACTTTTTAATGGTGGTGTGATGAAAGCCGACATTTTGCGCCAAAAAGTTGTTGCAACACTAAATAATTGGTTAGCACAAGCAGGTTTTGAGCCTGTAAAAGAGCTTTATTCTGCTGATTTAGATACGGCTGTAGCTCGCGGAGCAACTTATTATGGTCAAGCGCGTCAAGGTCGCGGTGTTCGCATTCGTGGCGGGGCAAATCGTACCTATTACATAGGCATTGAAAGCGCGATGCCAGCAATTCCAGGCTTCCCTGCACCCTTAAAAGCTCTTTGTGTTGTGCCATTTGGTATGGAAGAAGGCACATCTGCACAAATTCCTAACCAAGAATTTGGTCTTGTAGTTGGCGAACCTGCCGAATTTCGATTTTTAAGCTCTAATACCCGCAAAAAAGACTCTATTGGAACGCTAATAGAAGATTGGGGAGATGAAATTCAAGAATTATCCCCGCTAGAAATAACTTTAGAGATTCCTGGACAGGAAGATAATGTCTTACCTGTAGAGTTAGAGTCCAGAATGACGGAAATCGGGACGTTAGAAGTCTGGTGTGTTTCTCGTGATGACCAACATAAATGGAAACTAGAATTTAATGTTCGAGAGCGTGAAGAAGAATAA
- a CDS encoding DUF2760 domain-containing protein: protein MGLGLAIKAFFALLTSNTLPDNLLKEMKLQKEPEKVALPAGPTPEELRKQEAEHNARAMQLLNILQRDARLVDFLKEDIKPYADAQVGAAVRNLHESCQQVLSRYLQLEPVMDSSEGEQVTVDTGFDPATIKLIGNVTGKPPIKGLLRHRGWKVTKVDLPALPETTSQIILAPAEVEIP, encoded by the coding sequence ATGGGATTAGGTTTAGCAATAAAAGCTTTTTTTGCTCTATTAACTTCTAACACCTTACCTGACAATTTGTTAAAGGAAATGAAACTTCAAAAAGAACCTGAAAAAGTTGCTCTTCCGGCTGGCCCTACACCAGAAGAATTACGTAAACAAGAAGCAGAACATAATGCCCGTGCTATGCAACTGCTCAATATTTTACAAAGAGATGCGCGGCTTGTAGATTTCTTAAAAGAAGACATAAAACCCTATGCAGATGCTCAAGTTGGCGCGGCTGTTCGTAACTTGCATGAAAGTTGCCAACAAGTATTAAGCCGTTATTTACAGCTTGAACCTGTTATGGATTCTAGCGAAGGTGAACAAGTCACAGTCGACACAGGTTTTGACCCTGCCACAATTAAATTAATAGGTAATGTTACTGGTAAACCTCCAATTAAAGGGTTGCTTCGTCATCGTGGCTGGAAAGTAACTAAAGTAGATTTACCAGCTTTACCAGAAACTACAAGTCAAATAATTTTAGCTCCGGCAGAAGTTGAAATCCCTTAA